The Nicotiana sylvestris chromosome 6, ASM39365v2, whole genome shotgun sequence genomic sequence AGGAGAGCAGGAATTCCATTAGAAGGGTTATCATTACAACAAGCAATTACAAAGTGTTGGACAGCACCAGTTATTCCCAAATTGAAACCAGTCTTACAAGCTTTACCTGCATGAATTGTATGGGAACTTTGGAAGAGAAGAAACAGTTTGAAATATGGAGAAGCAGTGTCAGTGAGCAGAGTTATTTACCAGGTGTCATCTACTACGCAAGCTCTAGTCCAACTAAAAAAGCCTGGACTGCATGTGCCTAACAAGTGGCTGGACTTACTGACAATGATGGAGCAATACACACCTCGATTGAAATATGAAAAGGTGTTATGGGAATTTCCTCCAAGAGGGTGGATCAAAGTAAATACGGATGGAGCATGTAGAGAGAACCCAGTGAGGAGTTCAATTGGTTTGTTCATAAGGGATGAGGTAGGTAATTTGATATATGCAGAAGGAAGGGAGAATTCTGAAGGAACCAATAATGAATCAGAAGCAGTAGCTATTGTGGAGGCATTGAAGATGTGCAAAAATCTTAATTATTTTCAGATATGGCCGCAGACAGATTCCTTGCTATTAAAGAACATTATAGAGGAATCATGGAAGCCTCCTTGGTGTATTACTGATCATGTTTAGGAGATTTTAAGATTGAAGAAACAAAGTATCATCAAGGTCACACACATATtcagagaagggaatacattagcAGACCACCTTGCCAATTATGCTCTTGATGAAGGAAATATTGAATGTCATGGTTTCTGGGATATGAACTCAAAAGGAAGGAGGATTATTAACGAAGATAAGATGCAATGTCCTTACATAAGAGTGAAGGTTGCAAGAAACTAGGAGGAAAAGAGGATTCAATTTGCTATCAGACTCGAATCATTCTTGAGGAGAGGTTGGTTAGCAATTTTAACGCTAACATTATTTACTTTGTTGCAGGTACTTCATTGATGCTAAAGTCTTATCTTATAGTAGAATCTCAAGTGGTGATATTAATACTTTGCATTTAATCCACTGAGAGGACATTAAAGTTGAGCTTTGGCATATTTTCAAACATCTTTTCGTGGCAGCTCAAGTGTAAAGCAACTCCACAAACATGGAGGGCACGTGAAATTGATGAAAAGGTGAGCATCGGCATTAAGTACACAAGGTGGTTTCAAGGCACGCTGAAAAAGGATCTACCAAGAACCTTTGAAGACTGTGCAGTCGTGCACCTTTTGGCACGCCTGGTTGAAGGCTACACAGTGAGGCATGGAGGTATCATGCAGCGGTTTAAAGTTTTAGAGCAAATTCTGAGCATAAAAGAGACAGGCGTGCCATTGTGTGTTCCCCAATTTTATTGGAAAAAGGTGCTGGACAGTAATGAAAAATTTAGTTGCTCACCAATTATTTCGGGACACTCACATTCTATTATTTTAATGCACGCATGCTCATTGGGACTGATTCCATGAAAATCTGCATTGGTAACCATGCGTCTTGGACCTCAAAATGTGGACGTGCTGATTACCATGGCAGATGCACGCTAGTTGTGGACATGGTTTTTCTTGTCGAGACAACAGCTGAGAAACACTAAGCAGAATGCTATAATGCACGCACATGGGATGAACATGGGCTACCATATTCAAATATGGCATGCTGCGTTCTGCTGGACAAGCATCTTGGATTTTAATCCACGCACGATTAAGCTGGAAATAAGCTATTACAGCCTTTTGAATTCTTAAATGCACGCATGCTTTCACATGGATTTTGCACGCTCATCAGGGATGGAAATGTGACGCGCAGATCAAGGAGATGCAATAACACTATGCACGCCTGGCTCAAGGGTGAGCGAAACTATCTGGGACCAGTACAAATACATGGGAAAAATTTAATCAAAGGTGGGTCTGCCTGGAAATCACGTGAAAATAATGCAACAATGACGAAGATTAAATGCAACAAAGAAGGTTATAAATGGATCCATGCAAGGCAACACGTGCACAGTAGCAACGATACAATTaaagtggctatttttgcaatTGAAGGAAGCGGAAATGGAGTGTGTCTATTCATGCAACCTATGTGTTACACTAGGCTAGGCTGCTATGCAATGGAAGACCATATTTGGTCCAAATGATACGGCCTGCTCACATGGGCTAGTTTTTATGCAAGTTTTAGTGATCATTTTGTGATATCAATTTTGAGTACATTACTCAATTTTGTTAATAGGTTAAATGTAATATGCAAGGATTATTTCTTACATTTCTTAGATTATTTGCACACTTTGTATTTaaattattataaataaaaactagccctaggccaTGCCTAGTGGATTGCTTAAGAAAAAATAGGGTGATAACCTAACCTAAAGGCTTACTCCCTGGGTTGTTTTACCAAGGGTATACAGGCTAAAATGAGGGGTTGAACGAGCCAAGGAACCTACTGCCTGGGTGTAGGATCGGTTGGTGAGGGGCCTCGGGGTCGACGCCTAGGTGGAACTCGGGCTATTGGGGGCAGTCAGAAATGGGACAACAATTAcgaatatgattaaacaaggctctttatggtcaataCCAAGCAATATAATGAAGAAAAAGTAAGAAAACGATAAATGCTAAAATGGcttcgggccagtgagaacgagcaagttagaaagaaaagagagagagagagagagagagagagagagagagagagagattattgcacttgtggagaaatggagcaacatcagccctttacatgGTAGCGTGAGTTCCCTTTATATTGGAGGGGAACTCGGCCATAGTAAAACATGCATTAATTGTTTAAGCATGGAGATGTGACGGCTAGACAATATGCTTCGGCATAGGCCCTGGACAGGCcgactttgtcagacttagctgcGTGCCTTAAGAGCTTCCTCCTATGTTCTGGCTTCAATTtccgtcttctttgagtcgggcctgaTTTTAGGCCCTGAGGGAGGGGATTCGGCCTTGGATCcccatcctcggggtctcgaggcattcttccgaaatGACTAGATAGCGAGAAATTAAATCCTCTGATTTTGCCACGTACAATGATGTTCATTTTCTCCTCCTTTGTTTTCTCCATGCTTTGCATCattgcttttctttgaatcccttcaactcttcattttattcactttctttttgcagttttcctttattctttctttctttttcttttgcctttccttttcttcatttcttttctctttttttgcctTGATACCACTTTTAaatttcttgtctctcccccaaacttatgttttagcTGATTGTTTCTCTGGAGTGTTAAGGAAAGCTCGGGTGACAAGAGAGGGTCACTACAAAACGAGTTTAGGCTTGTAACGtggttatcaaatgagaaaggtctttGGATCAAATGGTTGACTAGAGATAGCAACATTGGTGGGACATGGAAAATTTCAAGTGGGTCAcagagagcctacaatcacttctcaagccaagaaaaacttagaattttgcctagaaACACATTTGGGGAAAGTTCTAGAGCATTCgcacgggtacttggacttgcaacaaaACATCTCACCTCTCACATAGTTGGATTattaaagaggatagagtcgaggacccacaacaaccatattaaagattgaaaatcactaatggctCAACCAAACTATTCGATGATTGCTTAAGTCAATGCAAGAGTCAAAAGGTCACTAACTACAACTATTTCTTTCCAATAACTTATTTTTAATCATAAGCCcgtagttaagtgtgttggtaccaagtgaagcatgcttgaCTCTTCTAGTTTTACTCAATTAGGCCCTCttattcattattactactattcttaccaaaacaccaaaaacggactcaatcccttaagaaggtttgtcatgccatccatcgttgggaagagtcacccgattcacacaaaaagcgcctttggaaagaaccgtgacattaagaaaaccaaaggcttattgatcacttaaacatgaaaagaagctattaaagtaaataagaagcTATTAGACTAAACATTGACTactaaaaaaacaaaataaagaagctaTAGAATAAACTACTGAAAGCATAAATGAATATACAAGATGAGagaggaagaaagaaaatatatgcatcaatagagagagaagaatagagaagaatatgtacataaataaaaaggaaaaaaaatgttatcagttattacaggccaatgtcAAATGTCACCAAaatcaaataaactccaccccCAAAATAAGAATAAGAATTGTCCCCAACGCTTAGCAAAATAAAAATCAAGGAAGGGAAATaaaactccctatgtggtctccATGTCAATAGTAGCATCACCACCCTCAGGCTCCTCCAACTGTATCTCATTATCTTCTACTCAGGGAATAGCTGGGTTGGTGAACATCTATAGCACTGCCTCAGCAGTGTGGGCAGCGAGGTCTTGCTCATCAGGCTGGCCAGCTGGTGCCACTGGTGCTGATGGTGCTGCTGGGTCTGCTGGTGATGCTGGAGCTATCTCCATCAGCAAGTCAAATGGAAGATCCAGCTGCTGCCATCTTGGTCACCTCCCGTCTCAACCTGTCAAATGATATCTTTGAAACCTAGGATTTCCTTATCTTCTTCACCTGCTTCCCAAGTCCTTAATTGTTGTTCCATGTGCCACCAAGGTGTCTATGATGGTCTTCTGGTTCTCCAGAATCTTCTTCAAAGTCTCTTCCACTGTCGGAGGAATCTAGGGAGCTGGGGTAGATGTCTAGGCTGCAACAGCACTGGATAGGTCAGACATCTTTGTAGTAGCTATTTGAATCCAATTGTTGAGACTCACCAGTGTCTAAGAGACTCGTATTGCCGAAAATGGATAAGTAGAAGATGAAGACACTAAAGCTGATTGCCCCGAAGATAGAGGTGGAGGTATGACAGCTGTATTGCTAGAAGTCCCGGCTGTAGTGGAAGGTATGGCTCCTGAATCTGCAACTACCACCGATAGCTCATCAGACTGGCATATGGCTTACCCTTGTTCTTCGGGTTCCTTGGGTCCTTCAAAGAGTACAATGTGAAGGGCTTCTTTGCCCGAACCTTTGTATCAAAAACCCTTGACTCCACTCCCGCATCCGTAAGTTACTCCGtgatagtgtttggataggggtAGGAGCTCTCACCCTGCCTACCGACAAGAGACATATTGGCCGACATGATGGAACCCACATTGATTTGGTACCCGGCCATGATAGAGGCAACTAAGACAACCCGTTGGACCGAGAGATTGTTTTCATTCTGGCTTGGATCTATTCGGCTGCACACAAATGTTTGCCAACCCTTAGCTTTAGAGTAGAGAGTGTTTCGCTGAATGGGAACTCCTTCTGTTATCCATGGTGGTGGTGGTCCTGGAGTTTCCACTATCTCCGCTAGCCATGGGCAAGCTACATCACCCAATGCAAACTTCTCCAAATATTATACATGCTCCACATTATCCAGCCCGAAATATGTGTTCATTGAGGTCCGATCAAATCTGACTTTTAGGTTCCTCACTTTTGCCACCTTAATCCCCTTCTTGATATGCGCCACATTGGCGTAGAATTCCCGAACTAAGTGCTCCTTGACATCTACCATGTTTTGAGTGAACCACGTCCACCCTTTTCTCTCCCGAAACTGTCTTGCCACATTCGGGTTGTACCTGTCCAAGTCCTTCAAAACAAATTGACGCTCAAGTTTGAGCGATCTCTAATGCTACCATTCTCGGAACCAGTTGAAAACAGTCAGGCTCacaaatctatcttcccaaaACTCCTTTTTTTTCGACCTCTCAAGGCCGGCAACGCGGGTATCTCCCCCTCGACCAACATCtggaacatcatcatcatcatcatcatcatcatcaactgTAACTGGTGCAGTGGGGGAATGAGTAGATGAGGGCTCTAAACCCTGGCTATCATCTTCCGAACCCTTAGAAAAGCTAGCTGTGGTGGAAGACTCATCTCTGAGTTGGAACCTCCCCGGAAGTTGCCTTGGTTGAGACTGTGCATCAAGCTATTCTTGCACCGAGTTGCCTTCTGATGCGTCCCTAGACAGGATATATGAGCTGGACTTAGCAGGCTCCGGGGCTCTCCCGGTTGTTGTTTTCTTTGCAATGACCCTTTGTACTAAGAGTGGTATGGTACCCCTTCCTCGGCCTCGGGAGGGTTCACCACTCCCTTTAGATATATCACCTCTTCCCCTTGATCTAACCATTATCTTCAATACATAGCAAAAGAAATCAGTTATAGTTTAAACAAATTGAAAATTTCTAAAAATGAATTGCACATACCAGTAATGAAGTGATGCTAAGGAAGAATCAAGATGATGAAACGAGTGCTAGATGTATGAATCAAATTAATGCACTGTCTGTTGCATGTGTGATAATGTTCAGTGTTCATAAAGTTTCTCAGTAGTGAAGAGGATAATATTTATAATTGAATAGTTAGGAAAGGGTTTCAGAGGTGAGTGCGGCCACACAATTTCATGTGCGATGCGCACTCCTTTAACTGATACAAATTTTCCTTAGAATGATTGTGTGGTCCATACATTTATGAGTGAGGCCGCACAATTCCTTGTGCAGCTGCACTTTGGCCATTTCTCTGACAGGCAAACTTCAGAGTGTGTGAAATTTTGACTTTCCagttgtgcggtccacacaagaATTGTGAGGCTGCAGATCTCTTTCTACTATGGCACTCAAAATTGTGATGTCCGCACATTTTCCATACTTAGCCAATTTTTTTCTGAGCACAGTCCCTGGAAAGCACACTCATTCCTCCAACACACACTTCAAAACCAGTTAGCACAAAACAAGACCtatctaaagaagaaaaagaaaatgaaaaaaaaacatagattgcctcccaagaagcgtctgatttaacATTGCAGCATGATGCATATCACCATCATCCCTTGAAATGAAGAACCGTCATGTCATGGCCATCATCAACTTTTCCCAAATAATGCTTCATCCGATGAGAATTGACTCTAAGCAcctcatcatttttatttttcaagtccAATGAACCAAAGGGTATTACACTCACAACCTCAAACAGGCCACTCCATTTACACTTCAACTTTCCCGGAAACATCCGTAACTGAGAATTGAACAAtaacacaagatcaccttctttaaACTCCTTGGTCTgaatgtacttgtcatggaggtacttcatcttctccctGTATAAGGACAAACTTTTATATGCGTGGTACCGGAACTCATCTAGCTCATTCAATTGTGCCACTTTTAAGTTGGCGGCGACATCCCACTTAAGAttcaacttcttcaaagcccacatgaCTTTATGCTCAAGTTCCACCAGAAGATTACAAGCTTTCCCGAAAACCAACCGGATGGAGACAATCCAATCAATGTTTTGTAAGctgtcctataagcccataaagcatcatcaagtttctttgaccaatcagttCGGTTGCCATTCGCTGTttttgacaaaatactctttatctcccggttgATGACTTCCACTTGAcaacttgcttgaggatgatagggggtcgtcactttatgagtgacaccatacttggtgagtaaggtatcaaaggccttgttgcaaaaatgcgaacccccatcacttatgatagcccttggagtaccaaatcttgtaaaTATGTACTTCTTCAAAAACACCACCACACTTCTCCCTTCATTGTTGGGAAAAGCAACTGCCTCAGCCCAtttagacacataatcaaccacgaccaagatgtaggtgtttcaACAAGAACTCATGAACGGGCCCATAAAGTCAATACCCGACACATCGAAAATGTCAATCTCCAAGATGGTGGAAAGgagcatttcatttttctttgatatTCAACcggccctttgacattcatcacaatgcTTGACAAGCTCACTAGTATCCTTGTAGAGAGTGGCCAATAGAAACCGCAACTTAACACTTTGGTCGTCGTTcttgctccaccatggtgaccatcGTAAGGCGAGGAATGGCAAGCCCCTAGAATTTCAACTTGTTCCTCCTATGGTACACATCTTCTTATCACTCCATCCGTACAAATCCAGAAAAGATACAgttcatcccaatagtagtcttGACAATCCCGTTTGAGTTTTtcgtttggtttgaagagaactcaatcAAAATGATACCACTCACAAGATAATTAGCTAGATCCGCAAACCAAGGCATCTCTTTCATTGAAATAGACAAGGGTTACTCATCGGTGACCGAGTCATttatttcaaggccatcatgcagcctcccctcctcctccaaattaGACAAGCGGTCTGtcacttggttttcactccctTTCCGATCTTGGATATCAAtgtcaaactcttgcaacaacTGTAACCATCTCATCAAACAGGCTTTGGAATCTTTCTTTCTCATGAGATAGAGAAGTGCCGCATGATCCATATGAAAAGTCACT encodes the following:
- the LOC138871686 gene encoding uncharacterized protein translates to MEQYTPRLKYEKVLWEFPPRGWIKVNTDGACRENPVRSSIGLFIRDEVGNLIYAEGRENSEGTNNESEAVAIVEALKMCKNLNYFQIWPQTDSLLLKNIIEESWKPPWCITDHV